CTCGACTTCCCCAACGCCTGCAAGGACGCGCAAGGGCGCTTGCGGGTCGGTGCGGCCATCGGCGTGGGGTCCGACGCAGAAGAGCGGCTGGAGCGGCTGCTTTCGGCAGGGGTCGACGTGATCGCCGTGGACTCGGCGCACGGGCACACGGCGAACGTGCTCGATCTGGTGCAACGCATCAAGCGACAGCGGCCGGAGCTGCAGCTCATTGCCGGCAACGTGGTGACGCCGGAAGCGGTGCGCGATCTGGTGCGGGTCGGCGCCGACGCCGTCAAGGTGGGGATGGGGCCAGGGTCCATCTGCACGACCCGCGTCGTCGCCGGTATCGGCATGCCGCAGGTGAGCGCCGTGCTCGCCTGCGCGCGGGAGGCGGCCGACTCGGGGACGCCGATCATCGCCGATGGTGGCATCCGCTACTCCGGCGACA
The genomic region above belongs to Candidatus Krumholzibacteriia bacterium and contains:
- a CDS encoding IMP dehydrogenase, which encodes LDFPNACKDAQGRLRVGAAIGVGSDAEERLERLLSAGVDVIAVDSAHGHTANVLDLVQRIKRQRPELQLIAGNVVTPEAVRDLVRVGADAVKVGMGPGSICTTRVVAGIGMPQVSAVLACAREAADSGTPIIADGGIRYSGDITKAIASGAHCVMIGSLFAGTEESPGEIVLYEGRAYKAYRGMGSIGAMQAGSAERYYQSRTNAAKLVAEGVEGRVSYKGTLRDLVYQLVGGLRSGMGYCGVRDIEGLRRETRLVRVSPAGLGESHPHDIAITQEAPNYQAP